The Mesoterricola silvestris sequence CTAGACGCTCAAAGAGGCTGGGCCCAGGCCATTTGTCCGCTATTTTTAGCTCGACTGGGACTGGCCCTTCGAAAGAGTTGCAATGGAATCGTAAGTCTGGTCGTTTTGCATCAGCGAGTTCCTCTTCCTGATTGACCAAATAGCGCCCACCGGAATGGTCATCCAACCAATTACAGATGAAATTACGAACGAGGACTTCCTGGTCCGCTTTGATTAAAATCGCAGCTGTGCTCGTGTCGCCATCTTCTTGTTCGTGCTTAAAGTCCAAAAAACGCTGGACGGCAAGGCGCCAGAGGTCACGATGGTTTCTTGGTGAGCGCTCCTGCTGGGTGTGGAATTCTACTACCTGACCCGGGGTCCAGGGCTGAGTGTCTGCATCTTGTGCCGCCTTTTCCTTGGCGTGGAAAGCCATCCAGGGGCGGGCGCTATCGGTGGGGTGCAAGCGCGAGATTTCGAGCAAGGCCAAGTATGCTTCTTTGCCTGAAGTTTCCCTAATTAGGGAAAGAAGGGTGTTGCGTGCATCTTGGGCGTCATCCCGCAATTCTGGTGTGTATACACCCTTGCCAACCCTATCGATGTCGTCAACCTCTTTCACGTGGGCGTGAATAAGCAAAAAGAGCCTCTTTAGATGCGCCACGGCACGATACCCTTGGCGGGCGATTCTTGTCTCCCCGCGGCCACCTAGCAGGGCAGTGATGAAGCGCATGGCAAATAACGTCTTGCTCTTGTCGCCTCTTAATTCGGCCAAACGAGCTTCAAGGGCAGGTATTGCAACGTCAGGATCGCTCCCAACCCAAAATGCATACCAAAGGGGACCGGCAGTAATGTTTTTTGTCGCTCTGGCCTTTCTTCCGGCAAGGCCAGCAACCCTTTGATCATCAACCTTGGATCCAGATATAATTGTGATTATTTGGCGAAGATAGGTTGTATTTTTGAGTGGCTTTTGGATTCGAATGAATAACAGCTCTGCCAGGTCGTCCCACATCCACTGGCCTGACCAGGAAGTGTCGTAAAGAACATATGTGCTTTTTGATTCCAAATTTTCGTCTCTAAGTTCGAATTTAACCTCTGTCATAATCAATTCAAGCACCTCTTTGGTGAAATGCCTGTATAGATCCGGAAGCCACGCTGGAAAGCCATTTAATTGATAGAGAGCGTATCGAGCTGCAAGTCTGGCGTCCTCTTTGGAAAGTGTAATGGGCCAATCCTTGATCTCATTTGCTTCAATATAGAGTCCGGTTAATCCAAAAATTACCGCAAATGGGATGGAATTGGGTGGGGCGCCTTCGGAGCGAAGTTTGGGTAGAAACCCTCGCCAAAAGCGCACTGCGCCATCTCTAAAAGCCGTTGCGACTGCTTCGCCGAAATCTGGAATCAAGGACCTCCAGTTTGCGGTGGTCCACTCGGTATGGGATGCGCTTTTGGCGCGCATTTGTTCATGCAGGTAATGCTGATGGTTTGTAATTTCAGCAGGCCTGCCGGAGTCTCTCAATTGCTCGACATTCTGTAATAAGTGGAGCTTCCATTGGCGCTTATTTTCTTCCCTTTGCTCGGCTTGGTGCTTGGATCGGGCTTTCCATTGCCTTTCTCGCTTCCGCCAACGCTGGATCTCCGCTGTGTTCGGTGGGTGAAGAAACCCGTCTAAAGCGGCGCTGAGCTCAGGGTATGGCTTGGTCCGGCGCCTCAATTGGATTCGCCAAGGGGTCGGCCTTTGGTTTTTTATGTAAATCGAAAAGGCCATGGATAATGAAATTAGGCGATCGTCTAATTGTGGCTTTTTTGAAATACCATCCAGGATGCGGTCAAAATCCTTCCCGCTAAAATCCCAAAAATGTCCATACATTCCGACTTGCCAAGATTCAGTGAGGCGTTCCCCTTTTTTTGTATCCTTGGATGCCCGCGTTTCCTCGACGTCTCTCCAGAATAGTGCAAAATTAAGTTCTTGCCATTCTGGTGCAATCTTCTTTATATCATCTTTGATATCGCCAAGGGTATGTTCAAAGCATTCCTCTGCGATTGGGAGTTTTCGAAGGATGGAAAGAACGGGCAGCTCAAGTGAGAACGTGTCCTTCTCCTGAATCAATCGGAGGGCGATGATCGCTGAAGCCCGTGTAAGCCAAATGAATTTGTTTGAAATTTCGCAATAGCCCCTTTCGACAAATGGCGGCGTATCCAATAACGCGTTGAATCCAGTCGCCAATTGGGGTAGTAAATTCGTTGGCACATTAGATATCCATTCGCAAATTGCATCTCCCAGTCTATCAACTGAGTAGGGCTCTTTATAGGAAGCTCTTTTTATTGACTCCAACAACCAATCCACAGCGATTTCATCGGTGGGAAGCCCGTAGATTAATTCCGTCAGCAAGTCTCGGTTCAGGCCAGTGCTAGTATCTTCATGAAGGATTGCCTTTCGCAATTCCTCGTTATCAGATGCTGACCCCACGAGCGCCAAGGCCCGGATGGCGGCAAGACGGGAGTGATTTTCACGAGAGTGAAGAGAGAAATCTTTGGCGAGGTCGGAAGCATCCTTTATCTCTCCATGCCAGATCATTCTCAATAAA is a genomic window containing:
- a CDS encoding NACHT domain-containing protein codes for the protein MPHSLDDFIQVHRTFHELSLDKDADDDSALIRRFGKRSTLSWAELTKDFRIILLSEAGTGKTMEIRNIARTLRGEGKSAFFVRIEHVCQDLESAFEEGNYREFNAWLASREEGWLLLDSVDEARLRDPKDFERAIKKIGISLSPALHRAHILITGRTSAWRARTDLDLCRFLFPFLPAENRVDEENSEEEEELLTVENPKNDQTPMAPFRVVAFDDLEANQIEAFLLGRKVDNIKAFRQEMERKDAWHLAARPQDLAELIDFWKDKGRIGSRLELIQNSIKRRLEEPDQDRAELRPFTPDRLRQGARLIAAATTLTKEPCIRVPDGSSNSKGIPVREILPDWDDRDCGILLSRPIFDEGIYGTVRFHHRSVREYLTAEWLSELLKSHSSRIKIEELFFRSQYGIEVVVPTMRPVLSWLALLDSGIFSRVSQLAPEILLEGGDPSSLPIDMRRQILRQVCETLSQPAHGRSFTDFAAIQRFASPDLGDEIRNLLISYSSNSEISWFLLRMIWHGEIKDASDLAKDFSLHSRENHSRLAAIRALALVGSASDNEELRKAILHEDTSTGLNRDLLTELIYGLPTDEIAVDWLLESIKRASYKEPYSVDRLGDAICEWISNVPTNLLPQLATGFNALLDTPPFVERGYCEISNKFIWLTRASAIIALRLIQEKDTFSLELPVLSILRKLPIAEECFEHTLGDIKDDIKKIAPEWQELNFALFWRDVEETRASKDTKKGERLTESWQVGMYGHFWDFSGKDFDRILDGISKKPQLDDRLISLSMAFSIYIKNQRPTPWRIQLRRRTKPYPELSAALDGFLHPPNTAEIQRWRKRERQWKARSKHQAEQREENKRQWKLHLLQNVEQLRDSGRPAEITNHQHYLHEQMRAKSASHTEWTTANWRSLIPDFGEAVATAFRDGAVRFWRGFLPKLRSEGAPPNSIPFAVIFGLTGLYIEANEIKDWPITLSKEDARLAARYALYQLNGFPAWLPDLYRHFTKEVLELIMTEVKFELRDENLESKSTYVLYDTSWSGQWMWDDLAELLFIRIQKPLKNTTYLRQIITIISGSKVDDQRVAGLAGRKARATKNITAGPLWYAFWVGSDPDVAIPALEARLAELRGDKSKTLFAMRFITALLGGRGETRIARQGYRAVAHLKRLFLLIHAHVKEVDDIDRVGKGVYTPELRDDAQDARNTLLSLIRETSGKEAYLALLEISRLHPTDSARPWMAFHAKEKAAQDADTQPWTPGQVVEFHTQQERSPRNHRDLWRLAVQRFLDFKHEQEDGDTSTAAILIKADQEVLVRNFICNWLDDHSGGRYLVNQEEELADAKRPDLRFHCNSFEGPVPVELKIADKWPGPSLFERLEVQLCGDYLRGKGSSRGIFVLVYRGAKTGWDLPNGTTVSAFSSLVDALRQHWVAISSQFKDIDEIAVLGIDLTKRHAKANEERARKQNPSSVKRKKSTSPSVSTPDQL